A region from the Lycium barbarum isolate Lr01 chromosome 8, ASM1917538v2, whole genome shotgun sequence genome encodes:
- the LOC132608332 gene encoding uncharacterized protein LOC132608332 has translation MSSITTVIRHSGFWNEQNCFVDYKLDAVVFKDYCSYGDLVETIAIQLGVDISRKTISIKYAVEGDNMPIEIRNNMGVRVYVELKRENRGFEAYPLCVSITDNDLENFMSGESAVGDDMFQLEFNDYMYAINVVDSNDLDASDCAKAVVLFQNNDDLIISNKEHKDVFVDQIYKDKDTLKNVMANYAIRKRFNFRTERSNAVSYTLVCCSTDCCWKFRASSIANSEMFRVRSFHDEHTCPLKDKVYSQRQATSWLIGASVIKPKIANHKRKYTPGDIVDDVKIEYGVDVSYMTAWRAREKTMNELRGEPTESYKKLPEYVYILDKTYPGSHVRMHKSQQNEFLYLFIALKAFIKGFECCRPIVVVDGSHLKTTYNGTFVSASTLDGAGNILPLAYGVIDSENDKSWTWFFEQFKQAYGNRDNMCVISDRHESIIKAVSRVYPTVPHLACIWHLWKNVTTKYKSNGEVLSPVFYALAKAYTQAEFDKLMEKIEKVDFRVKEYLEDARREKWARLYSPVNRGWTMISNISECINGKLVAARELPVFDFLEEVRKMFGRWNCTNRRNGTYTFTTLGKAFQQLLSINECKSLRMTVEPSTEYVYTVNDEARRFIIDLKKKTCSCRMFQMDEIPCPHAWVVLKSKSLMPDEYCSDLFKPKTVIKTYDVPVDPLHDESEWNIPKHISDEVVLPPRYKRPPGRPKKKRDKPLMETMIDKRRNACSTCGRLGHNRRSCSNEPRKK, from the exons ATGTCAAGCATAACAACAGTGATCAGACACTCCGGTTTTTGGAATGAACAGAATTGCTTTGTTGATTACAAACTAGACGCAGTTGTCTTCAAAGATTATTGTTCATACGGTGATTTGGTTGAAACTATAGCAATTCAGTTAGGTGTTGATATTAGCAGGAAAACGATATCAATAAAATATGCTGTTGAAGGAGACAACATGCCAATTGAAATACGCAACAATATGGGAGTAAGGGTGTATGTTGAGCTTAAGAGAGAAAACAGGGGATTTGAAGCATATCCGTTGTGCGTTAGCATAACTGATAATGATCTTGAGAATTTTATGTCCGGCGAATCTGCAGTTGGAGACGATATGTTTCAACTTGAATTTAATGATTATATGTATGCTATAAACGTAGTTGATTCAAATGATTTGGATGCGTCGGATTGTGCTAAGGCTGTTGTTTTATTTCAAAACAACGATGACTTGATAATTTCGAACAAGGAACATAAAGATGTTTTTGTTGATCAAATCTACAAAGATAAGGACACTCTGAAGAATGTTATGGCGAATTATGCAATTCGCAAAAGATTCAATTTCAGGACAGAGAGGTCGAATGCCGTAAG TTACACTCTGGTATGTTGTTCAACTGATTGTTGTTGGAAATTCAGAGCTTCAAGTATAGCGAACTCTGAAATGTTCAGAGTGAGATCTTTTCATGACGAACATACGTGTCCATTGAAGGACAAAGTGTATTCCCAAAGACAAGCAACAAGTTGGTTGATTGGTGCATCAGTTATTAAGCCAAAAATAGCAAATCACAAGAGGAAATATACACCTGGTGATATAGTAGACGACGTAAAAATTGAGTATGGCGTTGATGTTTCTTATATGACGGCCTGGAGGGCTAGAGAAAAGACAATGAATGAATTAAGAGGGGAACCAACAGAATCATACAAGAAGTTACCGGAATATGTCTACATATTGGATAAAACATACCCTGGATCACATGTGAGAATgcacaaatcacaacaaaacgAGTTCTTGTATTTGTTTATAGCACTTAAAGCGTTCATAAAAGGCttcgagtgttgtagaccaatagttgtaGTAGATGGTTCCCACCTTAAAACTACATATAACGGTACTTTTGTATCAGCCAGCACGTTGGATGGTGCAG GTAATATTCTACCATTGGCGTATGGTGTGATAGATTCAGAGAACGATAAGTCTTGGACCTGGTTCTTTGAGCAGTTCAAACAAGCTTATGGGAATAGGGATAACATGTGTGTTATATCAGACAGACATGAGAGCATCATTAAGGCGGTGAGTAGAGTGTATCCAACTGTGCCACATTTGGCGTGCATATGGCATTTATGGAAAAATGTGACCACGAAATACAAGTCGAATGGTGAAGTATTGAGTCCTGTATTCTATGCACTTGCAAAAGCATACACACAGGCTGAGTTTGATAAGCTGATGGAGAAGATTGAGAAGGTTGATTTTCGGGTAAAAGAGTACTTGGAGGATGCTAGAAGGGAAAAGTGGGCTCGACTGTATTCACCCGTTAACAGAGGATGGACAATGATATCAAATATATccgaatgtattaatggaaaattggtagCAGCAAGAGAGTTGCCGGTTTTCGATTTtcttgaagaagtgaggaagatgtttgggAGATGGAATTGCACTAATAGGAGGAACGGTacatacacattcacaacacttgGGAAAGCATTCCAGCAATTATTATCAATAAACGAATGTAAATCTCTACGTATGACG GTTGAACCATCAACTGAATATGTGTATACCGTAAATGATGAGGCAAGGCGATTCATAATTGATCTTAAAAAGAAAACATGCAGTTGTCGGATGTTCCAAATGGACGAGATACCATGTCCACATGCATGGGTTGTATTGAAGAGTAAAAGTCTTATGCCTGATGAATATTGTTCAGACCTATTCAAACCAAAGACAGTGATTAAGACGTATGATgtacctgtggatcctctgcaTGACGAGAGTGAGTGGAATATTCCCAAACACATAAGCGATGAAGTTGTTTTGCCACCAAGATACAAGAGACCCCCGGGAAGGCCAAAGAAAAAGCGAGATAAACCATTAATGGAGACGATGATTGATAAACGTAGGAATGCTTGTAGTACTTGTGGACGTCTTGGTCACAATAGACGTTCTTGTTCCAATGAGCCACGTAAGAAGTAG
- the LOC132608333 gene encoding uncharacterized protein LOC132608333 gives MPVMSADKGIQQPVINAEVVIAQPDVIPTRIVKPSKYFSSPYMTNYGSAEASVQDPTPSIFEKKHPFVEDPINGPRNTSLIQQYRNWLEQDLLLRHDKKKGKESRYKKNKQALDPDDINFGFNFGVLHVDDKNWFYLLSMNGQSWNDEKGKYDKDNRFKFTTVDCMFFSKIDEIRRAYANPEGNSSVASSENEICEYINGHRMLANVPWHTVDCVLIPVNIKEENHWILIIVPFTDRDCGVYVAAFAEYFCSRRGVPSEIDAETLRNRY, from the exons ATGCCAGTAATGTCTGCTGATAAAGGAATACAACAGCCAGTGATTAATGCGGAAGTTGTAATTGCTCAACCAGATGTTATTCCAACTAGGATAGTCAAACCTAGTAAATACTTCAGTTCACCTTACATGACCAATTACGGCTCTGCAGAAGCTTCTGTTCAAGACCCCACACCTTCCATATTTGAAAAGAAGCATCCATTTGTTGAAGATCCAATTAATGGCCCGCGAAATACTTCGCTTATTCAACAATACCGGAATTGGCTTGAACAGGATCTACTTCTAAGGCATGATAAAAA AAAGGGTAAGGAAAGCCGTTACAAAAAGAATAAGCAAGCTTTGGATCCAGATGACATCAATTTTGGCTTCAATTTTGGTGTGTTACATGTTGACGACAAAAACTGGTTCTATCTCTTATCGATGAATGGACAGTCTTGGAATGATGAG AAAGGCAAGTACGACAAGGATAACAGATTCAAATTCACAACTGTTGACTGTATGTTCTTCTCCAAAATTGATGAAATTCGTCGTGCATATGCTAATCCGGAGGGGAACAGTAGTGTTGCCAGTTCGGAGAACGAAATATGCGAGTACATTAACGGGCATAGGATGCTGGCTAATGTGCCATGGCATACAGTTGATTGTGTTCTCATCCCTGTCAACATCaaagaggaaaatcactggatCTTGATTATAGTGCCATTCACTGACAG ggattgtggtgtgtatgttGCCGCATTTGCTGAATACTTTTGTTCTAGACGAGGCGTTCCATCTGAAATTGATGCAGAAACACTACGTAATAGATACTAG